Proteins co-encoded in one Gleimia hominis genomic window:
- the rhuM gene encoding RhuM family protein — translation MKHHNLDAIISVGYRVNSVRTTQFRQWATGAL, via the coding sequence GTGAAACATCACAACCTGGATGCCATTATTTCCGTGGGATACCGGGTCAATTCGGTGCGCACCACCCAGTTTCGTCAATGGGCCACTGGAGCGCTATGA
- a CDS encoding ABC-three component system protein: MAKLLFNDVMKAVYPHLRGTRNTADFMRNMIERLCAVPEEHWFTPRGRTPDQDYKDESLRKFYSRGITKKLARAMLANPTRDNFVASLNYVDDIETQSVEEVKAALARSIQPFTGEDVDELNVGDVLFDLIQQALEFVVNPELENDRKLQRATAVSDAVKGKLGSRLLEECKYTCSRTGCGKHLQPVTDDGATAPLYAIGRIEGEARTYENLVALCPDCFHAYTLNHKKSDAKDLGRNKKAQVDAAQARKTLTTVDIERGISKVVEKLGNANPKEFEPLNFDPVAVKDKIDQSVDVFVYDEVFMHVTRYFRFIEKELQEQARLKTFDDGLLRAEIRASYTKLADKGYAKQRIHEALTIRLSQITKQDARYCAYVTSYFVQSCEVFDAAS; this comes from the coding sequence ATGGCGAAGTTGCTCTTCAACGATGTGATGAAGGCCGTCTACCCGCACCTGCGCGGCACCCGGAACACAGCCGACTTCATGCGCAACATGATCGAACGGCTATGCGCCGTCCCTGAGGAGCACTGGTTCACGCCCCGAGGTAGGACACCGGATCAGGACTACAAGGATGAATCCCTGCGGAAGTTCTATAGTCGCGGGATCACGAAAAAGCTGGCGCGCGCCATGCTCGCTAATCCCACCCGCGACAACTTCGTCGCTTCCCTCAACTACGTCGATGACATCGAGACGCAGTCAGTCGAGGAGGTCAAGGCGGCGCTGGCTCGCAGTATCCAGCCGTTTACCGGCGAAGATGTCGACGAATTAAATGTTGGCGACGTGTTGTTCGACTTGATCCAGCAAGCGTTGGAGTTCGTTGTCAACCCGGAATTAGAGAATGACCGTAAGCTCCAGCGAGCCACGGCGGTGTCGGATGCCGTCAAGGGCAAGCTCGGTTCTCGCCTGTTGGAGGAGTGCAAGTACACCTGCTCACGCACCGGCTGCGGCAAGCACCTCCAGCCCGTCACCGACGACGGCGCGACAGCTCCGCTCTATGCGATTGGACGAATTGAAGGCGAAGCGCGTACTTACGAGAATCTGGTCGCGCTGTGTCCGGACTGCTTCCACGCCTACACGCTCAACCACAAGAAATCCGACGCAAAAGACCTGGGGCGCAATAAGAAGGCACAAGTCGACGCAGCCCAGGCACGCAAGACACTGACCACGGTCGATATTGAACGTGGCATCAGCAAGGTCGTCGAGAAGCTCGGCAACGCCAACCCCAAAGAATTCGAGCCGCTGAACTTCGACCCAGTCGCAGTCAAGGACAAGATCGACCAGTCAGTCGACGTGTTCGTGTACGACGAAGTATTCATGCACGTCACGCGATACTTCAGGTTTATCGAGAAAGAGCTGCAGGAGCAGGCTCGGCTCAAGACGTTTGATGATGGGTTGTTGCGAGCCGAGATCAGAGCCTCGTACACGAAGCTCGCCGACAAGGGGTACGCGAAACAGCGGATCCATGAAGCCCTGACCATTCGGCTCAGTCAGATCACAAAACAGGATGCCCGCTACTGCGCTTACGTGACCTCCTACTTCGTCCAGTCCTGTGAGGTGTTCGATGCTGCTTCCTAA
- a CDS encoding N-6 DNA methylase produces the protein MACSALGSCIQRDQLCDPCCGSGGMFVQSAKFVDAHGGNRNQLSIYGQEFTNTTWKLAKMNLALRGIDADLGAKSANSFTEDLHPDLRADYIIANPPFNISDYWDESLADDPRWVYATPRAGNANYAWIQHFLYHLAPKGTAGFVMANGALSSSDGTDPDIRKKLVEADLVDCIVALPDKLFLNTGIPASLWFLSKNRHGNGHRARSGEVLFIDARQLGRMVTRARRELTEDDIAKIAGTYNMWRSVSNFEKYSDEPGFCKTASTNEIAENNYVLTPGRYVDIAVAETDGEPIDEKIERLTNELFAQFEAGRALEKEIKNRLEGIFE, from the coding sequence ATGGCCTGCTCCGCACTGGGGTCTTGTATCCAACGTGACCAGTTGTGCGATCCGTGTTGCGGCAGCGGTGGCATGTTTGTACAGTCGGCAAAGTTCGTTGATGCTCACGGTGGCAATCGAAACCAACTATCGATCTATGGGCAAGAATTTACTAACACGACGTGGAAGCTAGCGAAAATGAACCTCGCGCTGCGGGGTATTGATGCTGATTTAGGTGCTAAATCTGCAAATTCGTTTACCGAGGATCTTCATCCGGATCTACGGGCGGATTACATCATCGCGAACCCGCCCTTCAATATCTCCGATTACTGGGATGAATCCCTCGCTGATGATCCTCGTTGGGTGTATGCAACTCCACGAGCCGGTAATGCTAACTACGCTTGGATCCAGCACTTCCTTTATCATTTGGCCCCGAAGGGGACGGCTGGCTTTGTCATGGCGAATGGTGCTTTATCGTCGTCAGATGGCACCGACCCCGATATTCGAAAGAAGCTTGTGGAAGCCGATCTGGTGGACTGCATTGTCGCTTTGCCGGACAAGCTTTTCCTTAATACGGGTATCCCAGCATCTTTGTGGTTTCTATCGAAGAATCGGCATGGCAACGGGCATCGGGCACGCAGCGGTGAAGTGCTCTTTATTGATGCTCGCCAGCTTGGCCGCATGGTGACCCGCGCCCGCCGTGAACTCACAGAAGACGATATAGCCAAGATCGCAGGCACATATAACATGTGGCGTTCAGTATCGAATTTCGAAAAATACAGCGACGAACCAGGATTCTGCAAAACAGCTTCAACGAACGAAATCGCAGAGAACAATTACGTTCTTACACCAGGCCGCTACGTCGACATTGCTGTAGCAGAGACGGACGGTGAGCCCATCGATGAGAAAATTGAGCGTCTCACGAATGAGCTGTTTGCTCAGTTTGAAGCGGGTAGAGCGTTGGAAAAAGAGATCAAAAATCGCCTGGAGGGAATATTTGAATGA
- a CDS encoding helix-turn-helix domain-containing protein, translated as MVDTSNAPREDYRNLWKLLIDRGIRKGELRDLAGLSSSTITKLGRNQTVTTATLGRICKALDCSPNDILAFEDCYEEGTGDGRNE; from the coding sequence ATGGTTGACACATCGAACGCGCCTCGCGAGGACTATAGAAACCTCTGGAAGTTGCTTATCGACAGAGGAATTCGGAAGGGCGAGCTCAGAGACCTTGCCGGTCTGAGCTCATCAACCATCACGAAGCTGGGTCGAAATCAGACGGTTACCACCGCGACACTTGGGCGGATTTGTAAAGCGTTGGATTGTTCACCCAACGACATTCTGGCTTTTGAAGACTGTTATGAGGAAGGAACCGGCGACGGGCGTAATGAGTGA
- a CDS encoding ABC-three component system middle component 7, translating into MLLPNKLFAYQDTVLPLLPTILRLLDTPKTPNELAVALAPVTTDPIRLIDALDCLYALGKVTLSEEGALERC; encoded by the coding sequence ATGCTGCTTCCTAACAAGTTGTTTGCCTACCAGGACACGGTGCTGCCCCTGCTTCCGACGATCCTAAGGCTCCTGGACACCCCGAAGACCCCGAATGAACTTGCCGTCGCCCTTGCCCCCGTCACGACGGATCCAATCCGGCTGATTGATGCGCTCGACTGTCTCTACGCCCTCGGCAAGGTCACGCTCAGTGAGGAAGGAGCACTGGAGCGATGCTGA
- a CDS encoding restriction endonuclease subunit S: protein MTEMFLSDFINFNPTVRLSKGTVASFVPMGSVIPWHRDVVAAESKPYTGGTKFLDGDVLLARITPSLENGKTSIYRAAESARSEPAFGSTEFIVARGIEGVSDTEYIYYLLRTDQIRSVAIASMTGSSGRQRVQLDRLESTLWDLPDLAEQQQIAATLGALDDKIESNHRAAKKLNQLADAIADKMLASEPTRSVPLSVLAHFNTRSLRKGQFDKIEYVDIKQTAHGFVKGTTIFDLPDAPSRARRLVQDGDVIYSTVRPNRHVFAPLYNPPKNLVVSTGFAVASPTALTGSSFLTYVFSDSTFAKYLASAAGGSAYPAVDVGVIEGYEAEIPQNVSALREYEESTIAMRRYAYEFREESRRLASLRDVLLPELMSGRIRVSEMQDVVSDVIAPDVSHVAMETPSRERE, encoded by the coding sequence ATGACTGAAATGTTCCTATCTGATTTTATCAATTTCAATCCTACGGTTAGGCTTTCAAAAGGTACCGTCGCCTCTTTTGTGCCGATGGGGTCGGTGATTCCATGGCATCGAGATGTCGTCGCTGCGGAATCGAAACCGTACACCGGTGGAACAAAGTTTCTCGATGGTGACGTTTTGTTAGCGCGTATCACTCCATCTCTGGAAAATGGCAAAACATCGATTTATCGTGCAGCGGAATCTGCCCGAAGTGAGCCTGCATTTGGATCGACTGAATTCATTGTAGCTAGAGGAATTGAAGGCGTCTCTGATACTGAATACATCTATTATCTCTTGCGCACTGACCAGATTCGATCAGTTGCGATTGCCAGCATGACTGGTAGTTCGGGGAGGCAACGCGTACAACTCGATAGGCTGGAATCCACGCTTTGGGATCTACCTGACCTCGCCGAACAACAACAAATCGCCGCGACTTTGGGTGCGCTCGACGACAAAATCGAGTCAAATCATCGAGCTGCGAAAAAGTTAAACCAACTTGCAGATGCAATTGCAGACAAAATGCTAGCGAGTGAGCCAACTAGGAGTGTTCCTCTTTCAGTTCTCGCCCATTTCAATACGAGAAGTTTACGGAAAGGGCAGTTCGACAAGATTGAGTACGTCGATATCAAGCAAACTGCGCACGGTTTCGTAAAAGGCACCACCATTTTTGACTTACCAGATGCGCCTAGCAGAGCTCGGCGGCTCGTTCAAGATGGCGATGTTATTTATTCAACTGTTCGACCCAATAGACACGTTTTTGCTCCGCTCTACAATCCGCCGAAGAATCTTGTTGTCTCAACTGGATTCGCAGTAGCAAGCCCAACTGCTCTCACTGGAAGCTCATTCCTCACATACGTTTTTAGTGATTCAACATTTGCCAAGTATCTCGCTTCAGCAGCTGGTGGAAGCGCCTACCCAGCTGTCGATGTTGGCGTCATTGAGGGCTACGAAGCCGAGATTCCTCAGAATGTTTCGGCTTTAAGAGAATACGAAGAATCAACTATTGCGATGCGTCGATATGCCTATGAATTCAGAGAAGAGAGCCGAAGGCTAGCTTCTCTTCGTGACGTACTTCTTCCCGAGTTGATGTCAGGTCGGATTCGCGTATCGGAGATGCAAGATGTTGTTTCAGATGTAATCGCCCCGGATGTGTCACACGTTGCAATGGAGACCCCCTCTAGAGAGAGGGAATGA
- a CDS encoding DUF2326 domain-containing protein, which translates to MLKQISCDLFKEGDTPRPPIQFHQGLNTILGAVRGEAGSIGKSTMMLIIDFVFGGNTYVDSDAVRELPEHAINFTFEFDGASYNFVRRPHEPKVVVNIDADGSVLKTLELKEFTDWLAVQYGMQLPGASFRQMLSRFFRIYGKNNHNELKPLQTRGGEESQKDAIAILISLFQYYSSIEDFKQQLQSAEDMIAAFKAARRYEFIPSAVDGLTKYKQNVVEIASLEQERAQLAESDEATVDPSEVEHANARNELNRQLGDVRRLIKDRHDELHLLDLNLRHGAYPTEADLKSLQEFFPEANLAKLVEVEKFHTKIQTILAEELAQARERVQREVTELQEHHDRILSQMDAIPTSKAFTPEFLDAYTTLDRRITKLKEQNEAFDQNHKLQTAKREANTRYQNQLESVLAQIEIAINTQMDAINDEVTGGEYNAPRLTIKAFNSYDFETPKDKGTGTNHRSMIIYDLAVLQNTVLPALAHDSIVFDSMPRPDLSNLIRVYADQVEKQIFIAVDKTSECTPEAQSILQETTVLKLDNNEKALFGEKWSRKERP; encoded by the coding sequence ATGCTGAAGCAGATCAGTTGTGACTTGTTCAAAGAAGGTGACACACCACGCCCGCCGATCCAGTTCCATCAAGGACTGAACACGATCCTCGGCGCAGTCCGAGGCGAGGCCGGGTCAATCGGCAAGTCCACGATGATGCTCATCATCGACTTCGTCTTTGGTGGCAACACCTACGTCGACAGCGATGCCGTCCGGGAACTGCCTGAGCACGCCATCAACTTCACCTTCGAATTTGACGGTGCCTCTTACAACTTCGTGCGACGCCCCCATGAACCCAAAGTTGTGGTCAACATCGATGCCGACGGCAGCGTGCTGAAAACCCTTGAGCTCAAGGAGTTCACAGACTGGTTGGCCGTCCAGTACGGCATGCAGTTGCCGGGCGCGTCGTTCCGACAGATGCTCAGCAGGTTCTTCCGAATCTACGGCAAAAACAACCACAACGAACTCAAACCACTCCAGACCCGTGGTGGTGAGGAATCCCAGAAGGATGCCATCGCGATCCTGATCTCCTTGTTCCAGTACTACAGCTCGATCGAGGACTTCAAGCAGCAACTACAGAGCGCTGAGGACATGATTGCAGCGTTCAAAGCTGCCAGACGCTACGAGTTCATCCCATCGGCAGTTGACGGGTTGACTAAGTACAAGCAGAACGTCGTCGAGATCGCCTCCCTGGAGCAGGAACGTGCGCAACTGGCCGAATCAGATGAAGCGACAGTCGATCCGAGCGAGGTCGAACACGCTAACGCACGCAACGAACTCAACCGCCAACTCGGCGACGTTCGACGCCTCATCAAAGACAGGCACGACGAGCTACACCTGCTCGATTTGAACCTACGCCACGGCGCGTACCCCACCGAGGCCGACCTCAAGAGCCTGCAAGAATTTTTCCCCGAAGCGAACCTGGCCAAGCTTGTCGAGGTCGAGAAGTTCCACACCAAGATCCAGACGATCCTCGCGGAAGAACTCGCCCAAGCCCGCGAGCGCGTCCAACGCGAGGTAACCGAGCTTCAAGAACACCACGACCGCATCCTTTCCCAGATGGATGCGATCCCCACATCCAAAGCGTTCACGCCAGAATTCCTCGACGCCTACACGACCCTGGATCGGCGGATCACCAAGCTTAAAGAGCAGAACGAAGCGTTCGACCAAAACCACAAGCTCCAGACCGCGAAACGAGAAGCCAACACGCGCTACCAAAACCAACTCGAAAGCGTGCTGGCACAAATCGAAATCGCCATAAACACGCAGATGGACGCCATCAACGACGAGGTCACCGGCGGGGAGTACAACGCGCCCCGACTGACGATCAAGGCCTTCAACTCCTACGACTTCGAAACGCCGAAGGACAAAGGCACAGGCACAAACCATCGCAGCATGATCATCTACGACCTCGCCGTGCTGCAGAACACTGTGCTCCCAGCACTGGCACACGACTCGATCGTGTTCGACTCCATGCCCCGCCCAGACCTCAGCAACCTGATCCGCGTCTACGCCGATCAAGTGGAGAAGCAAATCTTCATCGCTGTGGACAAGACCAGCGAATGCACCCCCGAAGCCCAATCCATCCTGCAAGAAACCACCGTCCTGAAACTGGACAACAACGAGAAGGCGCTCTTTGGAGAGAAGTGGAGCCGGAAGGAACGTCCATGA
- a CDS encoding DNA-methyltransferase, protein MSEMKQAYTIKPQTAVASPDSSTTDLVFPIELVAPVVGMAHSFIRRVLGRKSILSEADVRQLLDQDAFSETFVPRSKVLEYLRRAVTGAVLVAESQEVIQKDSFVVGDALQLIGRLKDGSVNTVVTSTPYWAMRVYDEPGERLWADGEYCSFGLEQTPEGFIRHSVEVLHALLPKIAADGSVWWNIMDSYNTRTQIRGSAVETLHAMQGKDGRSWKDHEYLRYSAGHSYLKDGEQCLIPQRIAQRAAQIGYYVKSTISWCKQATTPEPQQSRVSRNVEYILHLTRERTPKFNKSAYLELPSDLGGRQLLESDKLSDFWYLPTSSGRDGHGAQFPVQLPGRCIAISTDPGDVVLDPFMGAGTTAVAAKKLERSYIGFDVSAEYLATAERVLASTTVQQPLFTAELR, encoded by the coding sequence ATGAGTGAGATGAAGCAGGCATATACCATCAAGCCTCAAACGGCGGTCGCCTCCCCCGACAGCAGTACTACCGACTTAGTGTTCCCCATTGAGCTTGTTGCCCCCGTTGTGGGCATGGCTCACAGCTTCATTAGGCGTGTCCTTGGCAGGAAGTCAATCTTGTCCGAGGCCGACGTTCGGCAACTTCTAGATCAAGATGCATTCTCCGAGACGTTCGTTCCTCGCAGCAAAGTTCTTGAATATCTCCGTCGAGCCGTCACCGGAGCCGTGCTCGTTGCCGAGAGTCAAGAGGTCATTCAAAAGGACTCCTTCGTTGTCGGAGACGCTCTCCAGCTGATTGGAAGACTGAAAGATGGTTCGGTGAATACTGTTGTCACCTCAACGCCGTACTGGGCTATGCGGGTCTATGACGAGCCTGGTGAGCGCCTTTGGGCGGATGGCGAGTACTGCTCGTTTGGTCTCGAGCAGACACCTGAAGGGTTTATTCGCCATTCGGTCGAGGTCTTGCATGCATTGCTTCCGAAAATTGCTGCAGATGGCTCCGTGTGGTGGAACATCATGGATTCGTACAACACTCGCACTCAAATCCGTGGTAGTGCAGTTGAGACACTGCATGCGATGCAAGGCAAGGATGGACGATCGTGGAAAGATCACGAGTACTTGCGGTATTCCGCCGGACACTCGTATCTGAAAGATGGTGAGCAGTGTTTGATCCCGCAACGGATTGCTCAGCGTGCTGCCCAAATCGGCTACTACGTAAAGAGCACGATCTCGTGGTGCAAGCAGGCCACAACTCCTGAACCCCAGCAGTCGCGAGTCAGCAGAAATGTTGAGTACATTCTGCATCTCACTCGGGAACGAACCCCCAAGTTCAACAAGTCCGCATACTTGGAGCTACCTTCAGACCTTGGTGGGCGACAGCTGCTTGAGTCGGACAAGCTTAGTGACTTCTGGTACTTGCCAACCTCTTCTGGCCGAGATGGGCATGGGGCTCAGTTCCCGGTTCAGCTTCCTGGGCGCTGCATCGCGATCTCAACGGACCCTGGTGATGTGGTTCTTGATCCATTCATGGGTGCTGGAACTACCGCCGTTGCAGCGAAGAAGCTCGAGAGGAGCTATATCGGTTTTGATGTAAGCGCAGAATATCTTGCCACTGCTGAGCGAGTGTTGGCTTCAACCACCGTGCAGCAACCCCTCTTTACCGCAGAGCTTCGATAA
- a CDS encoding helix-turn-helix domain-containing protein has product MKIQYNKLWKLLIDKNMNKVQLRDKARISSNSLAKLGKNEPVHMDVLMKIATALDCRVEDLFETQTDSER; this is encoded by the coding sequence ATGAAGATCCAATACAACAAGCTCTGGAAACTCCTCATCGACAAGAACATGAACAAAGTCCAGCTCCGAGACAAGGCGCGCATCAGCAGCAACTCACTAGCCAAACTCGGCAAGAACGAACCAGTACACATGGACGTCCTCATGAAGATAGCGACCGCCCTCGACTGCAGAGTTGAAGACCTTTTCGAGACCCAAACTGACTCAGAGAGATGA
- a CDS encoding AAA family ATPase yields MYLSAKTISAALDQLQGTASHLLKIWLVLKHMGLSRDTSILIDTQNSTPTLQRLFSCGSPEGKLFVPFAHTVRYAFMKGDASRSIIQTTIQRWKTSDSVVSGSPTAYLDFSDEGNKIRVSLGRIYPQGLGHGGDGFALEEDARVAIPIEAMAVWLFRQDELDQYFGDSDPNKLSQQLVEALIRELNLEPGEIEAVFVNKPIDIETSDAPLSDAELLAICNSAFEAKLEVEIRKEDRLEYTNRIQSVTTIDSAPAWTRISPSEQLASLVKAGERAILLFGPPRTGKTRAIDKLIPRNSEDRETIQLHEGWGYENLILGLAPGEKPGEFEWTEGPLLRALRNGKRHIVLEEINRTRISQALGELFSLIEPAYRGETNGITLPNGAQIFIDPEVVFYFTMNNVDTNTEDVDDALMGRMASVYFGPRVEDLDAILRHRAIPSDTAAAIKTVFTAIQDKYPLGHGYFAGLQPSDDFRMYYMWRIRPVLMNHFSAYEPEVVAQIDNRVDELFTGTA; encoded by the coding sequence ATGTATCTTTCCGCTAAGACGATCAGCGCGGCACTCGATCAGCTCCAAGGGACAGCTTCCCACCTGCTCAAAATCTGGCTTGTATTAAAGCACATGGGTTTGAGCCGAGACACGTCCATATTGATCGATACGCAGAATTCAACTCCCACCCTGCAGAGGCTGTTCTCCTGCGGCAGTCCTGAGGGAAAACTTTTTGTTCCCTTTGCGCACACCGTCCGTTACGCCTTCATGAAAGGCGACGCTTCGCGTTCAATTATTCAAACCACTATTCAGCGATGGAAAACATCGGATTCAGTAGTTTCTGGATCTCCCACTGCATACCTTGATTTCTCCGATGAGGGAAACAAGATTCGAGTATCCCTCGGAAGGATCTACCCCCAAGGTCTGGGACACGGTGGAGACGGGTTCGCCCTAGAAGAGGACGCACGAGTCGCTATCCCTATTGAAGCAATGGCGGTTTGGCTCTTCCGTCAAGATGAGTTGGACCAGTATTTTGGCGATAGTGACCCTAACAAGCTCTCGCAGCAACTCGTCGAAGCCCTCATACGCGAGCTGAACCTTGAGCCCGGCGAGATCGAGGCAGTTTTTGTAAACAAGCCAATCGATATCGAGACCAGCGACGCTCCGCTTAGCGATGCGGAGTTGTTGGCAATCTGCAATTCGGCATTTGAGGCCAAGTTGGAAGTCGAAATCCGCAAAGAAGATCGGCTTGAGTACACAAATAGGATTCAGTCAGTGACAACAATCGATTCAGCACCAGCATGGACCAGGATTTCCCCAAGTGAACAGCTAGCCTCGCTAGTCAAAGCGGGAGAGCGCGCAATTCTTCTGTTTGGACCGCCCCGAACCGGGAAAACCCGTGCCATCGATAAACTTATTCCGCGTAATTCTGAGGATCGTGAGACTATTCAGCTCCATGAGGGGTGGGGTTATGAGAACCTGATCCTAGGACTCGCGCCCGGTGAGAAACCGGGAGAATTCGAATGGACTGAAGGTCCACTCCTTCGCGCGCTTCGAAACGGCAAGAGGCATATCGTTCTAGAAGAGATCAACCGCACTCGAATTAGCCAGGCCTTGGGCGAGTTATTCTCTCTTATCGAGCCAGCGTACCGGGGCGAGACCAACGGCATCACGCTTCCGAATGGTGCGCAAATCTTTATCGATCCAGAAGTGGTTTTCTACTTCACTATGAATAACGTCGACACGAACACGGAGGATGTTGACGACGCACTCATGGGACGTATGGCAAGTGTCTACTTTGGTCCACGCGTTGAAGACCTTGACGCGATACTTAGGCACAGAGCTATTCCTTCAGATACAGCCGCAGCCATTAAGACTGTCTTCACTGCTATTCAAGACAAGTATCCGCTGGGTCATGGCTACTTCGCCGGGCTTCAGCCGAGTGATGACTTCCGGATGTACTACATGTGGAGAATCCGACCGGTCTTGATGAATCATTTCTCTGCCTATGAGCCTGAAGTGGTAGCGCAAATCGACAACCGCGTAGATGAACTCTTCACAGGAACAGCGTGA
- a CDS encoding 5-methylcytosine restriction system specificity protein McrC translates to MQTWHAVENEISALPGLTPADVPTGLPDNIRVLLQGGVLQILASNVAGNIPLLNGNKLVISPKHASLNPVSMLLYLHDSQSARQVNDAPFGYSSGSHDFGLSSLAEMLSRELLSFAAKPKLFRRKPTLEATSSAVGQINWPVTNLRARRGDAAPIVTRRHRPTFDIPENRIIKSAAKRVLGLLSSDAPGARVTHDWANWQASTFAGYDDIRKVSQMMRTKNVGGSHSYYSNALGLSLVILQASGIDHGESWESDGYLFNMPGLYEDFVRTSLMRAAEPTALSVQKGFASSSFLLTNGEIELIPDLTIYRGGSIEAVLDVKYKVPDAKDLYQIYTYMQFARLNEAYIISPSVRTGDVVETFDGHRIKCLGLDSSSAIDVDALASRVIEALR, encoded by the coding sequence ATGCAGACTTGGCATGCCGTCGAGAACGAGATTTCGGCGTTACCCGGCCTAACCCCAGCTGATGTCCCCACTGGCTTGCCAGACAACATTCGCGTTCTCCTTCAAGGTGGAGTTCTGCAGATTCTGGCGTCAAATGTTGCCGGGAATATCCCGCTTCTTAATGGAAATAAGCTTGTCATTTCTCCGAAGCATGCATCGCTCAATCCAGTTTCGATGCTGCTGTATCTTCACGATTCTCAGTCGGCTCGACAGGTGAACGATGCTCCGTTCGGATACTCAAGCGGGTCGCACGATTTCGGCTTGAGTTCGTTGGCAGAGATGTTGTCCCGGGAGCTCTTATCCTTTGCAGCAAAACCAAAGTTATTTCGCCGCAAGCCTACGCTTGAGGCCACGTCATCTGCCGTTGGACAGATAAACTGGCCTGTGACAAACCTCCGAGCGCGGCGAGGAGATGCCGCTCCAATCGTAACGAGACGACACAGGCCGACATTTGATATCCCCGAGAACAGAATTATCAAGTCGGCTGCCAAACGAGTATTGGGACTCTTGTCTAGTGACGCTCCTGGGGCGCGTGTAACTCACGATTGGGCAAACTGGCAGGCATCTACCTTTGCTGGTTATGACGATATCCGCAAGGTCAGCCAGATGATGCGAACGAAGAATGTTGGCGGTTCGCATTCCTACTACAGCAATGCGCTCGGTCTCAGCCTCGTCATCCTCCAAGCATCCGGAATTGACCACGGTGAAAGCTGGGAGTCTGACGGATACTTGTTCAATATGCCTGGACTTTACGAAGACTTTGTGCGAACAAGTCTTATGAGAGCTGCAGAGCCCACTGCTCTAAGCGTTCAAAAGGGTTTTGCCTCCAGTAGCTTTCTGCTTACGAATGGCGAAATCGAGCTAATTCCAGACCTGACTATCTATCGCGGCGGATCTATAGAAGCTGTCCTCGACGTAAAGTATAAGGTACCCGATGCGAAGGATCTGTATCAGATCTATACATACATGCAGTTTGCGCGTCTCAACGAGGCTTATATCATCTCACCTTCCGTTCGAACTGGAGACGTGGTCGAGACGTTCGACGGTCACCGAATCAAATGTCTTGGTTTGGATAGCAGTTCTGCGATAGACGTCGACGCACTTGCTTCGAGGGTTATCGAAGCTCTGCGGTAA